The nucleotide sequence TCCTAATCTTATCGTAACTTTTCTTCATGAAGAAAAGTTCCTCTACAATGAAATCATAGGATAATCCGGGTATAATGATATCAGGGTGAAATTCTTTTTTAGCATCAAGCCCGACTTCCCACTCTAACCGGACAAACTCTTCAAACCTTCTTTTCGTGCTTAAATGTTCTGGAATATACCCTTCTTCAGTACTATACTTATCAATTTGATTTAGTATGGCATCTCCTCTTTCTATCGCTCCCTCTTTATAGTAATATTGAGCCAACATCGCCGTATATTGTATCCATGGCCCGTTTCCTGCATGAATATGGGTTTCAATATCTTCAGTAAATGGAAGATATCTCTGTAACATACCAAGTTCAGGATCCCACAGGTTATCTACCATGAAGTTGATAGACTTGGTAATAATCTCCGGATTCTCATCTATGACGCAGGAATCACAATCGTCTTCCGTACATTGAAAGTAAACGGGACTCAACATTGTAATATCTGGTCTCAGATCAAAAGCGCCATCTTTTGTTATGCGTCTGACAAATCTGTCGCTGAGGACAAAGCGTCGATGAACGGATTGACTGAATCGGCATTTGAATGAGAGCTCTTCAGAAAAAAAGTCTTTCAGGTTGAATTTATTTGATAGCTGGGATATGAGACTAAAGAAGAGAATGTAAACGTGATTTACCCAGATGCTATATCCCTTCTCAATTGCTGATTCATGTATGCCCGTTGTTGAGAAAAAAAGTAATATTTCTTCGCGATAAAAATTTTTAATCGCAAATTGAATTGCCTTTTTTATCTTTTTTAGATAGTCCTCTAATTCAGATGGTTCCTTACCATGGTGGTGGCAGGTTAATAAGTAGTTGGCCAGGATGATGCCTCCGTAAGCAGTATTGTCCTCCTGAATGTAAATAGCTTTTTTCTGTCCCTTCAAGCCATAACGCTGTACCCACTCCCCATTCTCATCCTGAACAAAGGAAATAAACTGAGCTAATCCCTTTAGCAGATTAAAGGCGTCTCCATTTGGGTCAAGGTCTTTTCCCACCATTTGTCTGAACAAAGAAGAGGCACAGGCACTATCCCTCGGGTATACGTACGGGTAGCGTGATTCAAGGATGGTTGCCAACAGAACGGTTCCATGCTCAGTTGAAATAGAACATTTAGAAATTATCTCCAAATGTTTAGATAGTTTTGCGCAAAGGCTATTCTTGTCCATAATTTCAGGAAGAAAGAAAGATGGATTAAGGCCAGAGGCCAAATCCTCACATACACAGGCATCTTACCTGATTTACAAAAAACTGGCAATAAACCCATAATATTAATAGATTCTTATAAGCAGAATCACTTCTGCTTCTGAACGATAAGGGCATCATAGCACCAGGCACATAGAATGCGTGGTAGCGGCATTGGCAAAGTCACCTCTTCTTCCCCTAATCCCCATTTGTATGTCTCTTTTACCGGTACCTGTTCACGGATCTGATGTTCCATGCAAACAGCTATTCCGCAAACGATGCATATTGCTACCGCATCAGTCTCTTTTCCTTCTTTGTTACAAATATAACATTTCAAAACACACCTCCTTGTTTAATAATTTTGGAACAAAAGCAGTAATTTAAAAAAATCCCATTATGTTTCAATTGCTCATATATTATTCTCATTTTAGAACCGGATCAGTTTTTGGAAGGCAGGTCAATTATCTTACATCCTTTTTTTGTACTTTATTTGCTTAAATCTGATTTGGAATTCTGTCCCTTTGCTCCTATTCAGTTCTATCTTGCCATGAAGCTGGTTTTCCGCTAAATTGGTGACAAGCCTCAATCCCAGTGACTCGGTATTCCTGAAATCCAGGTCTTTGGGGAAACTAACACCGTCATTACTTGCTATGATTTCAAGCTCATCTTTGTCCAGTGAACGTAAAGATATATTGATTTCACCATCTCTGCCTTCCGGAAAAGCGTGTTTCAGAGAATTGGAGATCAGCTCATTAATAATTAAACCACAGGGAATGGCGGTTTCAATTGAGAAGAAAATAGTTTCGACATTTATCTTTAAAGTAATTTTATTAGTATCCATTTTATAAGATAGAAGCAATCCATTTACGAGTGACTTAACATAATCATTGAAATCAATATTTGATAAATCTTTAGATCGGTAAAGATTCTCGTGAATAAGAGCCATTGCTTTTATCCTGTCCTGGCTTTCTTTAACCATTTCAATATACTTTTCATCTTTTATGTATTTACATTGAAGACTGAGCAAGCTGGAAATAACTTGCATATTATTCTTGACTCTATGGAAAATCTCACGCATAAGCAACTCTTTTTCGTTGAGGAGCTCCTTGAGTTTGATCGTCATTGAATTAAATGATTCAACTACCTCTCCTATTTCATCACTCCTTTTACCAATCACTATTGAATGCTCTAAATCACCATTTGCAATCCTTTTGATCCCTTCTATCATTTTCCTTATAATTACATTCATTTTAGCAGAAATAACAAATCCAAAAAAGAGTACGAGAAAAAATACTCCACCTCCCGAAATCACAAATATATATTTAATCCTTGTCAATGGCAAGAAAGCCTCTTTAACACTTTTCTCCGCAATAATTACCCAGTTTGCTTCAGGTACAAACAATGCCGAACCTAATACCATAACACCCTTGTAATTTCTATATATACCGGATATTTCTTCTTTTGAAATCAAAACTTCTTGTACTTCCTTTGTATCAACTATCTGATCAAAAATTACACCATTAGTTGCATCAGCTATCTTTATTTTGTCTCTGTTAACAATATATATTTCACCGAAAGAGCCAAAACCTTCTTTATCAGGGTAATGCATATATTGGTTAAGTACACCCTGAAGGATGTCACCTTTTACTTTCGTTACCATAACCCCTAAGGGCCTTTGCAAAATTCTTTCTTTTAATAAGGTAGAAAATACTAAATGAAAAGTCTCACCTGTTTCTGAGCTTTGAATGGCATCTGAAAAATAAGGACCTTTGTTCTCCAGTAAAACGTATGGGATTCTGAAGTAGTCTTCGTGTGATCTGTCATCACCTATCTGTTCTTTAGAAGTTGACGCAATAATTTTTCCTTCCTTATTAAGAATTTCTATCTCAAGAATATCAGGGTCTAATCTTTTCTTATTTACTATTAAGTGGGTATTTAGTTCTTCGTTTATTTGGAAAGTTTCAGGAGGCATTTGAGTCATCTGTTCTACATGGTCTCTGATAAAACCATCTGAGCCAAAATCTGCAACCCTGAATCTTCTTTTGGACAATAGGAGACCCAACTGGTTATTAAGGCTATATGACATAGACCTCAGCTGCCTGAATACTTCATCTCGTGTTCTCTCATGGACATGTTTGTAAACTATTGTACCCGCAATACCAAGAGGTACGAGAGATGTCAATAAAAACAAAGAAAATAGTTTAAAAACAACCTTTGTATACCTGATTTTACACCTCAATCTAACCAATAAGCCACACAAACATCAAGATTAACGATTGATATAATCAAAGAGAAAGTTGCAGATTTATATTCCTTCTGGTCCGCGAAAGCTCCTTTTTTTATACTTAATTTTCAAGTGGTACAATAATGCTTATTCCGCCACGAACGTCTCCTTCTTTATACCCAAATGCCTGATCATACGGATATTTTCTCTCCAGAAATTTTCTTATTTCAGGCCGTGTTTTATCTTTTGAGGTATGACATTTCAAACACGCCTTTTCAACATAAATTGGTTTCATGTATCTATAGATTTTCCTGCCATCTGTTTCCAGAATCTCACCAAATCCGGTACCCTTTGGATATTTTGATAGCTCGAATTTATTTAATATTTTCTTTTCCCACTCATCAGGTTTATTATTAAGATTCCTGAGCTTAACGCTCGTTTGCTTTAGTTTATATCCAGTCATCAAACTGAAATCATTAGCTATTTCCGAACCAACCAGGGCAGGTACAAAGCCTTTGAAGTAGTAGTTTCCCGTTACTGGGTCTATATTTATAAGGTCCTGGTTTTTTGCTATAACATTTCTCGTGGCAACTAACATGTTAATTGTTGAATCTGCCAATCTTTGCAAGCATTTCACATTATCATTTCCTATGTCTTGAGCAAAAGTATAGTTATTGCTAATAACGGATATTGAAATTACAAGCATTGAAAACGATGATTTAATCAACCTGGAATACATAATGTTACCTCCAATAATAGTTGTTTTTAAGAGCCTTGTGTTAATAAATTATAAAAACATCAGAGTTAAAATGGATTGCCTTGCTCCTAGACTATCAGCATACTCCTGAATTTTTATTTTACGACAATCTGTCATTACATATTTCCACTTTTATCTCTCGTTTCCTGCCTTACTTCCAATTACCGTCTGCATCTCTTATTTTTTTGCAGGAAGGACATACCGGGAGTAAGCCGGACAATGAGGTTATTTTTGGTAATGCACCTTGTAGTTCTTCAATGAACCGCTTTCTTTCCTTTTCCATTCTATGCTTGTAGATGGCAATTTCAATTGATATTTTCAAGTCTTCGTTTACAAAAGGCTTGACGATGTATCCGAACGGTTCAGTTATGCTTGCTCGTTCCAGAATTTTATCATCGGTATAAGCCGTTAGATAAATAACTGGAATATTAAAGCGAGAACGAATTTCATTAGCTGCTTCTATACCGTCCATTTCTCCTTCCAGCACGATATCCATCAGTGCTAAATCAGGCTTATCTTTTTCCGCATTTTGAACTGCCTCCTCTCCCGAAGAGGACATAGAGGTTACCTCATATTTCATGCTTTGTAATACCAGCCTGATTTCTTCCGCAATCATCCACTCATCTTCCACAATCATGATTCTTGTCTTTGTCATAGTCTGTTCCTTTCCTACCAGAAAATATAATTACCACAATCTGGTATTTTTAATAATTTTTCTCTTTACCTATGGAAACACAATTCTTGTTTTAATTCCCTTTTATGAATGTAACATACATATGTCTCAGCAACATTATATCCTGTCCTTGTATTCTTTCTCTTTAAAAATTATCTGGAATTCTGTTCCATTTTTTTTGTTTATAGTAACTGTACCATGTAGCGAACGTTCTGTTAAATTAGTTATCATGCGCAAACC is from Candidatus Scalindua japonica and encodes:
- a CDS encoding Tll0287-like domain-containing protein, with protein sequence MYSRLIKSSFSMLVISISVISNNYTFAQDIGNDNVKCLQRLADSTINMLVATRNVIAKNQDLINIDPVTGNYYFKGFVPALVGSEIANDFSLMTGYKLKQTSVKLRNLNNKPDEWEKKILNKFELSKYPKGTGFGEILETDGRKIYRYMKPIYVEKACLKCHTSKDKTRPEIRKFLERKYPYDQAFGYKEGDVRGGISIIVPLEN
- a CDS encoding DUF2180 family protein codes for the protein MKCYICNKEGKETDAVAICIVCGIAVCMEHQIREQVPVKETYKWGLGEEEVTLPMPLPRILCAWCYDALIVQKQK
- a CDS encoding sensor histidine kinase, whose translation is MSYSLNNQLGLLLSKRRFRVADFGSDGFIRDHVEQMTQMPPETFQINEELNTHLIVNKKRLDPDILEIEILNKEGKIIASTSKEQIGDDRSHEDYFRIPYVLLENKGPYFSDAIQSSETGETFHLVFSTLLKERILQRPLGVMVTKVKGDILQGVLNQYMHYPDKEGFGSFGEIYIVNRDKIKIADATNGVIFDQIVDTKEVQEVLISKEEISGIYRNYKGVMVLGSALFVPEANWVIIAEKSVKEAFLPLTRIKYIFVISGGGVFFLVLFFGFVISAKMNVIIRKMIEGIKRIANGDLEHSIVIGKRSDEIGEVVESFNSMTIKLKELLNEKELLMREIFHRVKNNMQVISSLLSLQCKYIKDEKYIEMVKESQDRIKAMALIHENLYRSKDLSNIDFNDYVKSLVNGLLLSYKMDTNKITLKINVETIFFSIETAIPCGLIINELISNSLKHAFPEGRDGEINISLRSLDKDELEIIASNDGVSFPKDLDFRNTESLGLRLVTNLAENQLHGKIELNRSKGTEFQIRFKQIKYKKRM
- a CDS encoding response regulator, yielding MTKTRIMIVEDEWMIAEEIRLVLQSMKYEVTSMSSSGEEAVQNAEKDKPDLALMDIVLEGEMDGIEAANEIRSRFNIPVIYLTAYTDDKILERASITEPFGYIVKPFVNEDLKISIEIAIYKHRMEKERKRFIEELQGALPKITSLSGLLPVCPSCKKIRDADGNWK